One part of the Dyadobacter sp. 676 genome encodes these proteins:
- a CDS encoding metallophosphoesterase family protein has product MKSIGVISDTHGYLDERVFDHFANCDEIWHAGDIGSVEIIGQLQAFKPTRIVFGNIDTSQVRALTHENLHFEVEGFRVWITHIGGAPPRYNPQVMSTLKSNTPDIFVCGHSHILRVMRDKTLNNMLYINPGAAGREGFHKFRTLLRFNLHEGLISQMEAIELGKRGAVS; this is encoded by the coding sequence ATGAAAAGTATCGGAGTAATATCAGACACACACGGCTACCTGGATGAACGCGTTTTCGATCATTTTGCCAATTGTGACGAAATATGGCATGCGGGAGATATCGGCTCGGTGGAGATCATCGGGCAGTTACAGGCGTTCAAACCAACCCGTATTGTTTTTGGGAATATCGATACGTCCCAGGTGCGTGCGCTTACACACGAAAACCTGCATTTCGAGGTAGAGGGATTCCGGGTCTGGATTACCCACATAGGCGGTGCTCCCCCGCGCTACAACCCGCAGGTCATGTCGACACTGAAATCGAATACACCCGATATTTTCGTCTGCGGACATTCCCACATCCTCCGGGTAATGCGCGACAAGACTTTGAATAATATGCTGTACATCAATCCCGGGGCCGCGGGGCGTGAAGGATTCCACAAATTCCGCACATTGCTGCGCTTCAACCTTCATGAAGGGCTGATCAGTCAGATGGAAGCGATCGAGCTGGGCAAACGGGGAGCGGTGTCGTAG